In the genome of Phragmitibacter flavus, the window CTCGCGGCGCTCCTTGGTTTTGTTAGTGCTTCCAAACAGGTGTTTCACGACGGGGATGCGAACCAGAAATGGCAGTCCGCTCTTGGCTTTGCGGTCGCGCTCGGTGATCAATCCGCCGAGCATCACCGTGGTGCGGTCGGGCACGATGAGCCTGTTACGCATGCCCTGTTCAGAGATGTTGGGAATTTGGTTGCCGCTGATGGTGGTGAAACCACTGATGTCGTTGTTCTGCTGCTGGAACTCCAGCATCACCTCGTTGTTGTTGTAGATGTGCGGTGTGATGTCCAGTTGCAGACGCACGGGGATGTATTGAGTGGTAGAGCGAATGGTGTTGCCGGAATCGAGATTGTTCACGGAACTGAGCGTTTCGCCAGGGATGGCAAGTTGTTGGCCGATATAGATGGTGGCGGATTGATGGTTCAGCGTGGTGATGGTCGGCTTTTGCAAGATGTGGAAGCGTTCGGTCTTTTCCAGCGTTTGCAGGAACACGTTCCAATGCTTGCCGATCTGACCATAAACCGTCAATCCGTCCAGCGCGGGCAGGAAGTCGGCGGCGCCGCCAAGTTGAGAAATGTCGGTGAATGCGGTGCCCTGGGTGTTGAGCACGCCGCCCAAAAGGCTGTCGTTGCCCACGTTTTCAAGGGTGCGAATCCAGTCGAGGCCAAAGTTAAAATCTTCTCCGACGGTGAACTCGCCGATGATGACGGAAAGCAGGATTTGTTTGGGCCGCACGTCCAGTTCGTCAGCGAGTTGTTCCAGCATGCGAAGCTGGTCGGGAGGACCGCTGGCGTAAAAACGGGAACTGCCGGGATCGACAATCACCAGGGTCTTGGAAACCAGCACGCTATAAGCCTTCTTGGTGACATCGAGTGGCTCCACGCCGCCAAATCCGAAGCCGCTGGAAGCTGACCCACCGCTTCCGCCCAAGCCCAAGCCGCCGCCGTCGAGCCCAGAGCGGCCTGTGCCACGATTGCCGAAGCCGCCGCTGGTGTTGGAAGGTTCGACTGGTGTGGTGCTGGTGGTGGTTTGGGGGGTGATCGACTCTCCGGCCTCCTTGCTGTTTCGTTGCAGGGACTTCTCGGCGATGGAAACGAAAGTCGTGAGGTCAATGTAGTTGAGCTTGCGCGAAATGAACCCGCTGGTGGGAGATTCGCCATCAAGGTAGGCAATCAAACTTTCGATGTATTGAATGTCCAGAGGGCGGGCGATGATGACCAGACTGTTGGTGCGCTCAACCGGCTGGATGATGGGCTTGATGGCCTTGGTGGACATGCCTGCAAAGGAGGCGACGGTTTGTGGGGCAGCAGCTTCTTCCGCCGTCGGCTGGCGGCTGGTCGGGCGTTCGCGCTCGGTGGGGGCACGGGTTCCGGAAGCGGAAGCCGTTTCCAATCCCAACAAAGTGGAAAGCTGTTCGGCGACCACTTCAGCATCGGCGCGGGTCAGATGCACCAGATGGTGTTTCGTTTCACTCGGTGGAAGATCCACCTGAGCCGCCAGTTCGACATAAGAGCGAATGGTGTTGGAGTTCTCGGTGATGAGCAGTGCCTGGGCATTGGGCACGGCGGTGATCTTTCCATACGAATGAGGCGGAACGACCTGCGCAAAGGCACGTGCGGCTTCGTCGGCATCCAGGTAACGCAGGGGCAGAAGGTAGTTGACCACCTGGTCGCTCTGCGGGAGGTCGGCCTCGCGCAGGATCATCGGCACCCCTTCGCTGGCGGGAAGTTTGTCGCCGGAAATGACGATGACCTTGATCATCTGGTCGCCGCTGGGAACGAGGGCATAGCCAGCCAGCAGCAGCGATTTTTCGATGAACTCGATGGCCTCGGGGGGGCTGAGCTTTCCGGTGGTTTCGATGTTAACTACGGCGGCTTCCAGAGCAGTATCGCGGATAAGACGTTTGCCGGTGAGGCGTTGATAGGTATTGAGCACCTCGCCAATCGGAGTTCCCGGCGGAAACTGCACCGCGATGGACTCCGGCGAGTCCGGTGAGGGTGCGTTATTTTGCGCATGAACGCCCGCCAGCAGCAGGGATGCGACGACGCACAAATAAAAGGATCGGCAAAACATGGGAGGAAACAGGTTTGAAGGTTGCAGATGGGTTAGCGCGTAGAAGTCGGCGTGGTTTCACGGCGGCGGCGGGAGCGCAATGACTCGTCGTCGCTGCTTGAAGTTCGGGTGCTTGCGGCAATGCTTTTCGAGGAGCCACCCGAGACTGGCGAGCCGGGGGATGTGGCCAGTTGCTTCAAGAAATTCTCATCGTAGTGGAGCACCGCGCTTTCGCCATTCACTTCGACTTCAACAAAGGAGTCTTTGCGGGTGTCCTCAAGGCTGGCAGTCTTAATCTTCATGCCGTTGGCGGCGTTCTGACCGCTCACCAGTTCGGTGCGCTCCCGCGTTTTGGTGTTGACCACCACGGCGACGATTTCCTCACCAAACTGAACCATGCTTCCAAGAACCAGATCCTTGGCGAAGGATTCCTTCTGGACCGCCACTGGCGCAGTTTTCAGGGTGAAAGGATTTTTTTTCCAGATCTCTTGAAAATGCTTTAGGGGATGGGCATCCGGCGGCGCAAATCCATCCTCGGCCACGGCGAACGCCGGACCCAGAACCAGGATGAAAAATAGAATGCTCCGTTGCATGGGAATGAGATTTAGGATTTGCCAGCTAAGGCAGCCGCATACCAGCGCCAGAATTCGATCATCACCACCACCTCGCTGGGCGACTCCTTGTCTGGAACGACCCTGACGGACGGAACCACACGAAATTGCGAGGGGGCCAGCAAGCCGTGCATCCAGGTCACGACTTTTTCCAAATCGCCCTTAACCGCGAGCGTAACGCCGAACTGCTGATAGTATTCAGTATTGGTGGTCTCTTGAAGCTGTTGTGACTGGACGGTCAGGCCGAGTTGTTTCGCGTTTTTCACGATGGTATCGAGTTCGGCATTGGCCTCCAGGGCACCTTCATTGGCGACGGGCTGGCTGTTTGTCACCCACTGGTGCTTTTCGAGCCATTCAGGCGCTTCAGCCAGCATGCTCTCGGTTTCGAACTGCATCAACTCCAGGTCATGCTTGCGACGTTCGATCTGCTCCTGCCAGTTCATCAGGCGCTGGCTGAGCACCAACGCGACGACCAGGGTGAACAGCATCCCTGCAACCATCAGAAGACGGCGTTCATTGGATTTCATCGGCACCTCCTTGAGTCGGGATTCCTTCCACGCGGAAATTGGCACGGTTGTCGTCAAGGATGGTCGGCTGGGGGGCGTTGAAGGCAAAACGCTTGAGCGATGCGGCCGTCTTGAGGTCGGACTGGAACTTGGACGCATGAATCAACGAAGTTGCCTCGCCACTGATCACGACCTTTTCCAAGTCCATGCTGAATTCCTTGAAGCGGATGCCTTCGGGCGGCAGGAGCGCTACGATCTCGCGGAACACCTCCAGAGGGTAGTTGTCGCGGTTGACTGCTGGCTCCAGCGCCCACCATTGCACCTGCGCCTGTTGAACCCGTTCCACTTCCGGCTGGCGGGCGTGGATTTGGGTGAATGATCGGTTCAGTTGCTGTTCCTGCCACATCAGCCAGCCAGCCCATGCGGCAAACCCAAACACCAAGACCCCAAGCAAAGCCAGCAGCGCACGAAGTTGCTGACGTTGCTTGCGCTGTTGAATACGTGCAGTAGCGGCTGAGGCGGGCAGCAGACCGCAAGGCTTTGCGGGCGATTGCGGAGTAGGTCTTGCCTCGATCAGAACGGGAATGGCCAGAGCCGTCTCCAACGCTTGTTTGAATTCCTCGGAAATCTCCGTCCAGACATGCAACGTTGTCCATCCATGCAATGGCCAATTGACGGCGAGAATATGGCAGATGTCCCGAATTTCACGAATGGCATCCTCTTGAAGTTCGTGGGCGCTGATAGCGGACACATGCAGCAACGTTTCGCCCTGGGTGAAGGCAAGCACGAATCTTCCGAGCTCCTTCCACAAGATGATACTGTTGCACGGAAGTGGAAAAAACGAAACGGAAGGCTCGAAAGCATCGCCATCCTGTGCCCGGACGGGACTCCCAAAATCGATGTCAGCCAGCGCCAGCGTTCCCATCAACACCCCTTGGTCGCTGGCGGCGACTTGCCATGAGAACCAGTGGCAGCCCGCCGCCGGAGTCTCCACGCCGAGGGCATTCCAACGTAGCGCCACGGTGGCCTCCAAGGGAGCGTCATCACCGTCAAACGCTAGCGCGGGGAAAGGGCTGCTTACCAGGGATCGCAGGGGCACTGCCTGAATGCCGTGTTTGGCGCGGGCTTCGCCTTCCTGTCTCTCCCATAATCCGTCACGATCACGTCGCCATTGCTCCCACCTGTCTTCACCGGGCAGATGGAGGATTGTTGAAGGGACGTTGCTCATGGGAATGACCGCCGCCCTCAAGAACGGACGAGCGCGTTACGGGGTGGTCAGCGTTGCGGACGCCAAGCTTCGATTCGGGACACGACCCCCTTGGGAGCCTCCCGGTGTTTGACGCTGCGGGTGGCGAGGTCATAGACCATCCATTGCTGCGCACCTTCCGCACCGACAAGAAGCAGCAAAAGTTGATTTGAGCTTTCGGAGACGGGTTCCACCCGCGTCACCGGACCTTCAAACTCAATCGTTTCCATGGTGGCTTCTCCACCCGCTTCCAGCGGTGCGAGATCGAAGACCAACAGCTCATTGCTGGTGCCGGAGATTTCATTGCTCAAACCGGAACTGCCTCGTGCTTTCACCTTGCCGGAAATCACCGTCACCGCTTTCTTCGCCGTCGGCAGCCAGATCGGATGCTCTGCGCCCGCCTGTGCAGGAAAGGTTTGCGTGATCTTGCGTTCCTTCAAATTCACCAGGACGAGCCCGCCATTGTCGGAGGCATTGCTGACCAGCAAGCGCTCCCTTCCTCCCGCCTCGAACTGCATGCCCCGGTCTGGAAATGACGTGCCCCAAGCCCCGTCCAGCGCGGTCGATACATACTCCAGATTCTTCCATTCACCCTTCAGCGCGGCGTCGAGGTCGGCAAAGGCCAGCGCCCCATACAAATCTAGCGTCAGGGCAATCGTGTTGCTTTTCGGTGCCACAAAAATGAGTTCCGGATTCGGCCCCTGTTCACGCAGGTCAGCGGCGATGTGCAATTCCGGGCGGTTGCGCGGCAGGGAAAGATCGTGCCGAGGGGTGAATGGTTTTGGGTCAAAAACTAACAAACGGCTGCCCATATGCTTGCCTTTTTTGCTGTCCTTCTGGAAACTCACCAAAGCCACCTGCTTGTCCGGCAAGAAAAGGATGTCCTCCCCCTTGCGACCGGACGGCGACATCTGTTCCTCTGAATTCCATGTCCTCTCGATGGTTGCTTGCTTGGGGTCAATCCAATAAAAGAAACCTTCCCCAGCGGTGAGCATCAGTTTGTTGTCGACCAAAGCGATGTCGGTGGTTTCCCCGCCAAGTTGCAGCTCTTTGTGGAATTTGGGAGTGCCGCCAAGCTGGTAAAACCACACGCGGTCGGATTCATCGGAAGTCACAACGGCATGGCCACCGTCTTTGGTGATGGCCAGCTTCTTCGGCTGGTCAAGGCCGGGGCCTTCGATGGTTTGATGACCCTGCCACTGCCCGGTTTGGTCATGAACGGCGATGCGTGCAAGACCTCCGTCACCCTCCTTGCCGTGCGTATAATAGAAAACCACGGCATGGGCTGGCGTGGCAAGAAGTGCCAAGGTCATTGCGCAGAACGAGATCCACAATTTCATAGCCACCAACCATGTCGCTGTCCGCAACTAAGGGCGATGTTCAATTTGTTACATATTTGAAACAAAGCCGTCACAAAGAGAATTGCTTGGGTAAATGTCTTGAGGCGGGGTGGCAAAAGAGAGGTTCGACTCAAAGGGGCATGACCAGCTTCAAGAACAGGTAAAGAGGTTTGCCAATAGAATGCAGATGAGGGTGCAAGTAGGTCCGTGAATTGCCTCACATGCCATTATTATGCGCATGAATTTGAGAAATCTAGAAGATTTTCAGCGCCTGAAATTCCTAGTAAACAGTTGATAATGAGGTGTTTCTATTTTGTGACGTAATCGTGTCATGGAATTCAACGACATTTTCTTTGACGGCTATATTTATTTTAGCGTCACATGCAGAACCTTTTCATCAGTTCACCAATTTGCCGATTTTCCGAGAGAGGGCAATCCGATCAGCATTGCCTCCTGAAGGCGGCTGAAGCCAATTGCAGCATAGAAGTTAAGGGAGCTGTAATATCTCAGGTTATGTCTGTTAGGCTACAGATGCGGAGGGGCTTTACCCTGATGGAGGTTGTTGTTACCTTGGGCATCTTCGCATTGTTTGTCGGCGTGCTGGGACTGTTTCCACAGCTAATGAATGTGTCCGCTGAGTCCGCCATCGAGACCCGTGCTGCCCATATCGCCCAGCAAGTGGTGCGTGATTTGGTGCCCGCCTTGCACACCTTGCCGCCAGTGGATTCAGAATCGACGGACCCGGACGGACACCCGCCCTCGGTGGTGCCCTATGGAACTATTGTCAGCGAGGTGACCATTGACGGTGGGCAGGTGGAAACGGTGGACTTGCGTGAGTCAGGGGTTCACACCGGTCACTATGACCTTGAGGGACTGCCCGTTGCAGTAGATGACGTCAACGCCCGGTTGAGAGTCGAGGTGAAAATCACCCCGGAGGCGAATCGCATCGGAATTTGCCAGGTCGAGGTGCGAGTGCGCTCCCTTAGCGCTTCCCCTGAAACTCCCGCCCATCGCTTTTTCACCAAGGCCACCTTTCCGAGAAAGGAGGGGTCGTAGTCATGACTGTTCAGTGGCTAAAGGATGACGCTAAGCGCTTTGGACTGCGGCGGATTGCCGGGCTTCGCCCGCCCTTCGGGCAGCCTTTGGCTGGCTGTCTACACTCCGTTTCGGCTGACGCCGCTTTTTCCAGGACTTCTGCCGCGTCGGAGCAAGCTCCTTCCTTCCAAAGCGGTGGCAAACCACCGCCCTCCAAAATTTCAGCGGGTTTCAGTCTGGTGGAATTGCTTGTCGCCACCACGGTGGCCATGCTGATGCTGACTCTGCTGCTGACGACGTTCTCCGGCACACTCGAATCCTGGACGACCACCGCCGCCCGCAGTGAAACCTTTAGCGAAGCGCGTGCTGCTCTGCACCTTTTGGAAAGGGAGTTGAGGCACGTTGCTCCCAAAATCGAAAGCGAGGGCGAGACCCTCCACGATGTCATCACCGGACTGGAAGCGCCGGTTGGCGGAATGGACAAGGCACTAGGATTCTTCTGCAAGGTGCCGCATCAGGGGCAGCCATCCACTTCTGCCCAAAGTAACATTTGCGGTGTCACCTATTTTCTGGCGCCAGAATCGAGTCAGGTCAACGCACCCCATGCCTTGTTCCGCCGATTGATTCCCAGTGGAGACACCTTCGCCATGTTGAGTGAAGCCCCTACCGGTTTCTTTGCGGATGCCTGCTTGGTCGACGACCTAGCCGAAGTGGTGGCGCAGAATGTCATCGATTTCCAGGTGCGTCTGCGGGATTCGCAGTTAACACCCGTGGCATTCCCCGCCACACCCACGTCGCCCACGGATGCCGCCTTTGTCGAGGTGAAGCTAAAGGTCATCAGCACCCGTGGGGCACAAAGTTATTTCGATCCCGTCGTCTCCGCCGCGCAGAAGGACAAGGTTGCCCTTCAGGAAGCGCGGGAGTTCACCCTTCGTCATCCGCTCCGGTGATTTTCCAATTTTCATCTCTTACGCTCGACATGAATTCGACCACCAATAGTGCCGCCGCCAGTCCGGAGTGGCTGTATCATTTCGAAGAAAGGCTGCACGATTTCACGCCCAGTTTTCCAGACATTCTGGATGGGGTCGTGTTTGAGCAGCTGGTGGCTGACGCCTTGGTGTTTCGCGTGGTGTTGACGCTGAACGAGCGTCAGTGGGTGCTGGAGAGGCTGGCGCAGGGGGTGGCGTTGCTTCACGACTGGCAGCATGACAGCCGCCGCCGCAGTGCGAATTCGTTGCGGGCTCTCTCGCTCCTGCCGCCGCTCAGCAGTGCAGTCGATACCTCCGCTGCCTATGGCATTGCCAACCGCCTCATTCAACTGGCCGTGCGCCTCATGGAGCATCCCAACTACATCTCGGAAATCGGTCAAGACCTCGGCCTGTTGTGCCGGGATTCCTTCTTGCCTGCCGCATGAACCCCTTTTTGAAACTGTCGTGAGCACACCCATCAACATCACCACAAACAACTTGCCTGCCATATCGCGTCGAAGCGAAACAGGTGCGTTGCCGGGTGCCGCTTTCGGCAGAACCGGCTTGATGGTTCGTCCCACGATAGTGTCCATCAAAAAAGTCTGCCGCGCGGGCAAGGCGGCGTTTCGGGGACAGGCTAAAAGCCCGTCACACCCACAGGCAGGAATGCCTGTGTCACCCAATCTTTCAGAAGCCCGTTTCCGAGCCGCAGGCGCTCCGGGTTTCGCAACCCTTTGGCGCGGGCCTTCCCACCGCGTCAGAACCAAAGCCCCAAACATACGATGCATCCCGCAGGGATATAAGCGGCCCTGTCCCCTTGCGGGAAACGGGATGCATCGGTCCTCAAGCACGCATGAGCTTCCCACTCATAATAGTAATGGTTAGAGAAAACTCAGTCAATAATCGAGAGAGAAACTCAAATCAAAACACGATTATGAAACTTAACAAATTCACATCTTATCTGGCCCTCATCGGGCTGGGCGTAGGAGCGGCGATTTCGCCGTCTCTACGTGCTCAACAGCCTGAACCGGCTGACACCCACGGCATCAAAAGTGGGTCTGCCGGTCCAGTCATTACCGATCCGGCAGAGGCCATCGAAATCGATTTCGACGATTTTGATCATTCCTCGACCGTCAACGCGGCAGGATCAACGCTGGCCACTCTTCCGACATTGCCAGGCGGCTTCTACCTTCTGGGCACGCCCAAGTCATCAAATTTGAGGTATAGGGGCCTGAGCGCCGGCACTGAAGGTTCTGTTCCTGCCGGCGGTTTCTACTCCTATGGCAATGATCCTGATGAACGCTCCCTGGGCGTTCTGGAAGGGGCTACCAGTGAGCTGCGCGAATCCCGGATTGGTTTCAAATTCGAGAACGACACGAGTGCGAATATTGATCGTATTCTTGTCAAATACGACTTGGAACTTTGGCGCGACGGCGAACGCCGCAATCGCCTGCGTCTCCGCTATTCGGACGTCCAGAGCCCTCTGATCGAAGACGAAGACAATGACGACTGGAGCGACATCCAATTGGACGTTGGCGCGGTCGTCAACAATGAAAGCGACGCCACGGCCAACGGCGTCTCCGCCACTGGAACCGCTTTGATTCTCCTCAATGATTCTGGAGATCACCGCTCAGCATTGGCCGACGGCGACGTCGGTTGGCTGCGCTGGCAATACTCCTCCACGTCTGGAGAAGACAGCGGCACCCGCGACGGCCTCGGTTTGGACAATGTGGTGGTTCAGGCGTTGAAAAGCGGAACGGACTATGTCTGGACTGGTGCGACCGAAGACATTTGGAGCACCTCTGCTGCCGAGTGGAACATTGGCACTCAGGTTGTTTGGGACAACACCGATAAAAATGCCAAGTTCAATGGCAGCGGCCAAACCCCGGTGAATCTGGCTTCCGCCGGTGCCACCGCGGTCGACCTCATCGTGGAGGCCAATCCATCCAACTTCGGCACCTTGGGTGATTACACCATCGAGCCAGAGTCTGGTGATCCCGTGCTGACGCTTGAGGGCATCGTGAACAACGCCGTTAATGTTAACGTCGATGTCAAACTTGATGTGGATGACACTCAAGTCCCTGGCCTCTATAAGATCGGCGCTGGCACACTTAACTTGGGTGCAGCCAGCAACCCATTTGCTGGTGGCCTGAACATTCTGGACGGCGAAGTTCAGCTCGGAATTGACGGTGCGTTAAACACCACTACGCCTAACCTTGTGAACGTCAGCGCCGGAGCTAGCCTTCTGGTAGGCGACCACACCGCCACGGTTGGCGGTCTCACCAGCGTGGTCGGCGGAACGGTCGAGTTGAAGCCTGGATCAGGCGGAACGAAGACCTTCACGATAAACGTTGCAGATGGCCTACAGGCTCTCCATCGCGGCGCTTTGTCCGGCTATGCCGACAAAGTCGTGAAAACCGGTCCCGGCTTGCAGAAGTTCCAGACGAGCACCAAAACCTACTACGCCAAGACTCTTGTCGAGGACGGGGTGCTGCAATTGACGGAAAACAGCGGCCTGCCCAACACCTCGGAAATCAAGGTGACCAGCGGCAGCGGCATGCAAGGTGAGTTCTACCTCTACAGTGATTCCACGTCCAATGAGGACTTCAGCTACCCCCAGTCCATCACCCTTGAAGGTGGTTACCTGCGGGCGGAAACTGAAGGCGGTGCGACCTTGCTCAGCGGCGTCGCGCTTGGTGCTGGGGACAACCGCATCTACTCCAGCGGCGGAGCCACCCATGAGTTCCACATCGATGGCGTTATCAGCGGCACCGGTGACTTGCGCAAGCAAGGCACGGGTTTCCTCTACCTCAATAATGCTAGCAATACCTACACCGGTGAAACCAACATCAACAACGGCACGATCGTCGTCCCCGCCACGGGTTCGCTCGGCAGCGGCAAATTGTGGTTGACTGATCCTGATGAGAATCGCCGTCTGGTGCTGGAAGCGCCAACGATGGGCACCAAGGTGGTGACGGTGGCAGGCTTGGAAGGCAACTCCCCCGACCTCGAACTAGAACTGGAGCAATCCGGTTTCATCGAAGTGCCGGATGGCGTGGAGTTTGAGATTGACCAAGTGGCTTCCGTGGATGGTGAAGATGAGGAAATCAAACCTTCCTATCAGGGTGACTTCGAGGGAGATGGTTTGATCGTCAAAAAAGGCAATGGCACTACTAGGCTCACGCGCTACGTGAAAACCTTCGAAGGCGACTTCATCGTCGAGGAAGGCGTGCTACAGGTATCTGCGGACGGTCAACCCACCAGCGCTGTCAGCATTACGGTGGAGCAAGGAGGTCAGCTTCGCCTGTCCTCTGGCGTGGATGACATCGGTGATATTGCCGATGCCACCTATAACTTTGGCACTCCGGTGGTTCTGAAGAGCACTCAGCGCGAAGTCAGCGGCGTCGTCGTCTATCCAGAAGAGGGATTCGGCGTCCTCGGCGGTCTGCGTTTCGACCCAGACACGGGCATTCAGTATGGAGCGTTGGTTTCTGGCATCCAGGTGGACGCTGCCTCCGACATTCATATCAATGGTGTGGACAAAGTGCTCACCTTCAGCGGAGCTCTTACCGGATCGGCTGCCCTCAGCCGCACCGGTGGCGGGACATGGGTCATCGAAGGCGACGCTTCTGGTTACACAGGAGTATTAACGCTGAGCAATGGCACAACTGAGTTGAGCGCGGCTCAAGTGTTCGGGGGGAGCGTCGTGGTGAATGCCGACGAGTTGGTTGTGGAAGCGGACGCAGAAATCCAGGGCGATCTCACCGTGGCCAACGCTGCAGTCATCGCTTATACAGCGGATCCGAATAACATCATCATCGTTGGAAACGACGCCGCACTCGCTGCTGGTGCGGTTATCGACTTCCAAGGAACTGGCGTGCCCGGCACCACCTACACGGTGATTGTGGCAGGTAACTCTGTTAGTTTGGGAGGTGCGATCAGTGTAGTCAATACGCCGACAGCGGCAACAGTGAACAACACAGGCACCGATCTCGAAATTCAACTGGCTCCATAACGCTCAACTTCGTTTAACCATCTTGGGAGCCCCTCTCATGGGGGGGCTCCTTTATTAAAAAAAAACTACATGACAATCCTTTGCAAATCAAAGCTATTACGCATCTTCTTAGGTGCAGCTGTTATTACAGGAGCATTCCTTGAGGGAATTTCTTACGGGCAGACATTTCCCACTACTGGAAGCCAATATATCTGGAAAGTTGGCGACGGCACCTACAGTGACTGGACCACAAATTTCTCCTTTAACAATGCCGCTCCGACGTCGGCACCCAATGCAGCGCGAGATGTGGTCTTTGGGTGGGAAGGCACTCCCTCTACTGCAGTTATTTCTCTCGATCCATTGGTAACAGCCACTGGTTCCACATTCCCATCAAACGGAAACGCCAGGAGCTTTAACATCTACGACGGTGACTACACATTTGATTTCAACGGCAGCACCTCCACCATTCCTTGGAGCAATAAAATCTGGCGATTCGGCAATGGTGCGGGCAACACACCAACAGTGCATTTCACTGATTCGACGAATGCAGATCAATCCATCGTGTTTACAAATCTGGTGATTGGCGACAATGGAAGCTCCAACAATGTTTGGGGGGGGGGAGATGCGACCATCACCTTTGACCCAAATGTGACGCACTCTCTTACTACCGCTGGCACTCTGACTGTGGGCTCGACAGCCGGAGGAGGGGGGAATGAGTTCAACGTGCAGGCCGGACAAAACATCACGCGGGGCGCGATCACCGTGAATGCTGGGGCGGGTAACAAGATTTCGGTAAGTGGTGGGGGCATGCTTTCCACGACGGCGGCGACAACGGTTGGAGCAGGTGCCGGGCTTGTCGTCGAAGGGCAAGATAGCAATTTCACAAGGATCGGCAGCACCGAGTTCACTATTTCCGGTGACGTTGTGGTGAGCAAT includes:
- a CDS encoding secretin N-terminal domain-containing protein, producing the protein MFCRSFYLCVVASLLLAGVHAQNNAPSPDSPESIAVQFPPGTPIGEVLNTYQRLTGKRLIRDTALEAAVVNIETTGKLSPPEAIEFIEKSLLLAGYALVPSGDQMIKVIVISGDKLPASEGVPMILREADLPQSDQVVNYLLPLRYLDADEAARAFAQVVPPHSYGKITAVPNAQALLITENSNTIRSYVELAAQVDLPPSETKHHLVHLTRADAEVVAEQLSTLLGLETASASGTRAPTERERPTSRQPTAEEAAAPQTVASFAGMSTKAIKPIIQPVERTNSLVIIARPLDIQYIESLIAYLDGESPTSGFISRKLNYIDLTTFVSIAEKSLQRNSKEAGESITPQTTTSTTPVEPSNTSGGFGNRGTGRSGLDGGGLGLGGSGGSASSGFGFGGVEPLDVTKKAYSVLVSKTLVIVDPGSSRFYASGPPDQLRMLEQLADELDVRPKQILLSVIIGEFTVGEDFNFGLDWIRTLENVGNDSLLGGVLNTQGTAFTDISQLGGAADFLPALDGLTVYGQIGKHWNVFLQTLEKTERFHILQKPTITTLNHQSATIYIGQQLAIPGETLSSVNNLDSGNTIRSTTQYIPVRLQLDITPHIYNNNEVMLEFQQQNNDISGFTTISGNQIPNISEQGMRNRLIVPDRTTVMLGGLITERDRKAKSGLPFLVRIPVVKHLFGSTNKTKERRELMIFVQPRILNDGADHIQEQTDLNRDSRSYQRTQEFANPGDGTPLLPLPEWKEDSDASKAQAVEPGIKQKSTGKAKSTPSTTKR
- a CDS encoding YncE family protein, whose translation is MTLALLATPAHAVVFYYTHGKEGDGGLARIAVHDQTGQWQGHQTIEGPGLDQPKKLAITKDGGHAVVTSDESDRVWFYQLGGTPKFHKELQLGGETTDIALVDNKLMLTAGEGFFYWIDPKQATIERTWNSEEQMSPSGRKGEDILFLPDKQVALVSFQKDSKKGKHMGSRLLVFDPKPFTPRHDLSLPRNRPELHIAADLREQGPNPELIFVAPKSNTIALTLDLYGALAFADLDAALKGEWKNLEYVSTALDGAWGTSFPDRGMQFEAGGRERLLVSNASDNGGLVLVNLKERKITQTFPAQAGAEHPIWLPTAKKAVTVISGKVKARGSSGLSNEISGTSNELLVFDLAPLEAGGEATMETIEFEGPVTRVEPVSESSNQLLLLLVGAEGAQQWMVYDLATRSVKHREAPKGVVSRIEAWRPQR
- a CDS encoding type IV pilus modification PilV family protein, with protein sequence MQNLFISSPICRFSERGQSDQHCLLKAAEANCSIEVKGAVISQVMSVRLQMRRGFTLMEVVVTLGIFALFVGVLGLFPQLMNVSAESAIETRAAHIAQQVVRDLVPALHTLPPVDSESTDPDGHPPSVVPYGTIVSEVTIDGGQVETVDLRESGVHTGHYDLEGLPVAVDDVNARLRVEVKITPEANRIGICQVEVRVRSLSASPETPAHRFFTKATFPRKEGS
- a CDS encoding autotransporter-associated beta strand repeat-containing protein, whose amino-acid sequence is MVRENSVNNRERNSNQNTIMKLNKFTSYLALIGLGVGAAISPSLRAQQPEPADTHGIKSGSAGPVITDPAEAIEIDFDDFDHSSTVNAAGSTLATLPTLPGGFYLLGTPKSSNLRYRGLSAGTEGSVPAGGFYSYGNDPDERSLGVLEGATSELRESRIGFKFENDTSANIDRILVKYDLELWRDGERRNRLRLRYSDVQSPLIEDEDNDDWSDIQLDVGAVVNNESDATANGVSATGTALILLNDSGDHRSALADGDVGWLRWQYSSTSGEDSGTRDGLGLDNVVVQALKSGTDYVWTGATEDIWSTSAAEWNIGTQVVWDNTDKNAKFNGSGQTPVNLASAGATAVDLIVEANPSNFGTLGDYTIEPESGDPVLTLEGIVNNAVNVNVDVKLDVDDTQVPGLYKIGAGTLNLGAASNPFAGGLNILDGEVQLGIDGALNTTTPNLVNVSAGASLLVGDHTATVGGLTSVVGGTVELKPGSGGTKTFTINVADGLQALHRGALSGYADKVVKTGPGLQKFQTSTKTYYAKTLVEDGVLQLTENSGLPNTSEIKVTSGSGMQGEFYLYSDSTSNEDFSYPQSITLEGGYLRAETEGGATLLSGVALGAGDNRIYSSGGATHEFHIDGVISGTGDLRKQGTGFLYLNNASNTYTGETNINNGTIVVPATGSLGSGKLWLTDPDENRRLVLEAPTMGTKVVTVAGLEGNSPDLELELEQSGFIEVPDGVEFEIDQVASVDGEDEEIKPSYQGDFEGDGLIVKKGNGTTRLTRYVKTFEGDFIVEEGVLQVSADGQPTSAVSITVEQGGQLRLSSGVDDIGDIADATYNFGTPVVLKSTQREVSGVVVYPEEGFGVLGGLRFDPDTGIQYGALVSGIQVDAASDIHINGVDKVLTFSGALTGSAALSRTGGGTWVIEGDASGYTGVLTLSNGTTELSAAQVFGGSVVVNADELVVEADAEIQGDLTVANAAVIAYTADPNNIIIVGNDAALAAGAVIDFQGTGVPGTTYTVIVAGNSVSLGGAISVVNTPTAATVNNTGTDLEIQLAP